One genomic window of Methanobacterium sp. includes the following:
- a CDS encoding N-acetyltransferase family protein has protein sequence MTGDQVALIYKEGIETDNATFEQSVPSGDSWILNHPLELGIVARSDDEILGWAALSLTSRRKIYNGVMEVSVYVNEKHRGEGVGLALLKKLIELSEDQGIWTLQPGIFPENQSSINLHEKCGFKVVGIREKIGKINGKWRDVVLMKDAVKKWDWINIQLVKVTDPPGFEPGTLRLGV, from the coding sequence GTGACTGGGGATCAGGTTGCATTGATCTATAAGGAGGGCATTGAAACTGACAACGCCACTTTTGAGCAATCAGTACCCTCAGGGGATTCCTGGATTTTGAACCATCCCCTTGAATTGGGTATAGTGGCACGTAGTGATGATGAAATTTTAGGATGGGCCGCATTGTCTCTCACCTCCCGGAGAAAAATATATAATGGCGTGATGGAAGTTAGCGTCTATGTAAATGAGAAACATCGCGGTGAAGGTGTAGGATTAGCTCTTCTTAAAAAATTAATAGAATTATCTGAGGATCAGGGGATATGGACGTTACAGCCTGGAATTTTTCCAGAAAATCAGAGTAGCATTAATCTGCATGAGAAATGTGGATTCAAAGTAGTTGGAATCCGGGAAAAGATAGGAAAAATAAATGGTAAATGGCGTGATGTTGTTTTAATGAAAGACGCAGTCAAAAAGTGGGATTGGATTAATATACAATTGGTAAAAGTAACGGACCCGCCGGGATTTGAACCCGGGACCCTCAGATTAGGAGTCTGA
- a CDS encoding proteasome assembly chaperone family protein yields the protein MVEMVETEVECCKIISKDIENATVIEGSPELGLIGNIVGWLLVEELKMEEIGHIESKYFPPLAVLYKGVAIHPFRIYTADDLVLFLSDFVVPPTVTYDMTNVIVEWMKRNNTKEIITLNSIAVRQKTNGVAAAANSLEGLKRLGDLDLPILPFGNINGLSGTLLTRSMTSDIPASCLFAEVLNQYPDPRAAASVVDVLNRMLNIEVNSEPLLKEAEEIESRLKELAQAVQGEGESPAYS from the coding sequence ATGGTTGAAATGGTGGAAACTGAAGTAGAATGCTGTAAAATAATATCTAAAGATATTGAAAATGCAACCGTTATTGAAGGATCTCCTGAATTAGGGCTTATCGGCAATATAGTGGGATGGCTTCTGGTTGAAGAACTGAAAATGGAGGAAATTGGACACATTGAGTCTAAATACTTCCCACCTCTTGCAGTTCTCTACAAAGGAGTAGCTATACACCCATTCAGAATTTACACCGCTGATGACCTAGTTCTATTCCTATCGGACTTTGTGGTTCCACCAACTGTTACCTATGACATGACCAATGTTATTGTTGAATGGATGAAGCGGAATAATACTAAAGAAATCATCACCCTAAACAGCATTGCAGTCCGGCAAAAAACCAATGGCGTTGCAGCCGCGGCTAACTCTCTTGAAGGGTTAAAACGATTAGGGGATCTTGATCTTCCCATACTCCCATTTGGAAATATCAACGGACTATCAGGAACCCTCTTAACCCGTAGCATGACCAGTGACATTCCTGCCTCATGTCTGTTTGCCGAGGTCTTAAATCAATATCCTGATCCCCGTGCAGCAGCCAGTGTAGTGGATGTTTTAAATAGGATGTTGAACATAGAGGTTAACTCCGAGCCACTTTTGAAAGAAGCCGAAGAAATTGAGTCAAGGCTTAAGGAGCTGGCTCAAGCAGTTCAAGGTGAAGGAGAATCACCTGCATACAGTTAA
- a CDS encoding PepSY domain-containing protein, with the protein MIDSKILVSVVIVLLIGVAAAGYQISSQTPGLWQPVTSTSTDSSGDSSSTTGTDSGNQQSSASSVSTSSSQKTSASGSDTVKITSSEAKAIAAKSILQEGATAGTPKLTTYGGTKAYLVPVMMNGNQVGEIYIDAQTGKNLGGAGGAP; encoded by the coding sequence ATGATAGACTCCAAAATTCTGGTATCTGTGGTCATAGTATTGTTAATTGGTGTGGCTGCTGCTGGTTATCAAATATCCAGTCAGACTCCCGGACTATGGCAACCAGTGACGTCAACTAGCACAGACTCGAGCGGAGATTCAAGTTCAACCACTGGAACTGACTCCGGAAACCAGCAAAGTTCTGCATCCAGTGTTTCAACATCTTCCAGTCAGAAAACAAGTGCATCAGGGAGTGATACCGTGAAGATAACATCTTCAGAAGCTAAAGCCATTGCTGCAAAATCAATTCTGCAGGAAGGGGCTACTGCCGGGACCCCTAAACTTACTACTTACGGTGGTACTAAGGCTTATTTAGTACCAGTTATGATGAATGGTAATCAGGTGGGTGAAATATATATTGATGCCCAAACTGGTAAAAACTTAGGAGGAGCAGGGGGTGCTCCCTGA
- the frhA gene encoding coenzyme F420 hydrogenase subunit alpha, whose amino-acid sequence MSEKIVISPTSRQEGHAELVMEVDDEGIVTKGKYFSITPVRGLEKMLTGKAPESAPVYAQRICGVCPIPHTLASVEAMDDSLGIEIPKAARQLRELTLAAHDINSHAIHQFLIATDVVPENLFATAVNSVSEIRKTAQYVVDMVAGEGIHPSDIRIGGMASNISEVARKRLYARLKQLKPKLDAHVDLIIGLVADKGFPKGLGVTNAPTLATDILYGDRENFDLDRFTEIMPESWYDDPEVAKRACSTIPLYDGRNVEVGPRARAAVYGDFKERGVVAQHVARALEMKTALSKAIDILGELDTSAPVMADFDVTGTNKLGVGAIEGPRGMDVHMAQVADGKTQFYSCLVPTTWNIPTMGPATEGFHHEFGPHVIRAYDPCLSCATHMIVIDDEDRSILKNEMVRI is encoded by the coding sequence TTGAGCGAAAAAATAGTTATCTCGCCAACCTCACGACAGGAAGGACATGCAGAGTTGGTCATGGAAGTAGATGATGAAGGAATCGTAACCAAGGGGAAATACTTCAGTATTACTCCGGTTAGAGGCTTAGAAAAAATGTTAACAGGCAAAGCCCCAGAATCTGCGCCTGTTTATGCGCAGAGAATCTGTGGTGTATGCCCTATACCTCACACCCTGGCTTCAGTAGAAGCTATGGATGACTCATTAGGTATAGAAATACCAAAAGCAGCTAGACAGTTAAGAGAACTTACCCTAGCCGCCCACGACATTAACAGCCACGCCATCCATCAGTTCCTAATTGCCACCGATGTTGTACCTGAAAACCTGTTCGCGACAGCAGTTAACTCAGTATCTGAAATCAGAAAAACCGCCCAGTATGTGGTGGACATGGTTGCTGGAGAAGGAATACACCCATCCGATATAAGGATCGGAGGAATGGCCAGTAACATAAGTGAAGTTGCAAGAAAAAGGCTTTACGCCAGATTAAAACAACTCAAACCAAAATTGGACGCACATGTCGACTTAATCATTGGTTTAGTCGCAGACAAAGGATTCCCAAAAGGATTAGGTGTAACAAACGCACCAACACTTGCCACTGACATATTATACGGTGACAGGGAAAACTTCGATCTGGACAGATTCACAGAAATAATGCCTGAAAGCTGGTATGACGACCCAGAAGTAGCCAAAAGAGCCTGCTCAACCATCCCACTCTACGATGGAAGAAATGTTGAAGTGGGTCCAAGGGCCAGGGCAGCCGTATACGGGGATTTCAAAGAAAGAGGTGTAGTTGCTCAACACGTTGCAAGGGCACTGGAGATGAAAACAGCTCTATCCAAAGCCATAGATATTTTGGGTGAACTGGACACTTCTGCACCTGTAATGGCTGATTTCGACGTAACCGGTACAAACAAGCTGGGAGTCGGTGCTATTGAAGGACCACGTGGAATGGATGTTCACATGGCCCAGGTTGCCGATGGTAAAACTCAGTTCTACAGTTGTTTAGTACCAACCACTTGGAACATACCCACTATGGGACCAGCTACCGAAGGATTCCACCATGAATTCGGACCTCACGTTATCCGAGCCTACGACCCATGTCTGTCCTGTGCGACTCACATGATCGTAATCGACGATGAAGACAGGAGCATTCTCAAAAACGAGATGGTCAGGATTTAA
- the frhD gene encoding coenzyme F420-reducing hydrogenase, FrhD protein codes for MPYSAEIIVVGCGNILFKDDGFGPEVIKALGEYSKENPLPENVMILDAGTGGPHFVFSLPHEEWKKMIVVDIAEFGVEPGTIRKFSVDELPKGSYENIHSWPVNAPLHDLAEICEVIVIGCQPENVSAPDVEMGLTPHVKDAIPKAIEMILKEIGVS; via the coding sequence ATGCCATACAGTGCAGAGATAATAGTGGTCGGATGCGGAAATATCCTTTTTAAGGATGATGGATTCGGACCCGAAGTGATAAAGGCACTTGGAGAATATTCCAAGGAAAACCCCCTACCAGAAAATGTCATGATACTGGATGCCGGTACTGGCGGTCCCCACTTTGTCTTCAGTCTTCCTCACGAGGAATGGAAGAAGATGATCGTAGTGGATATTGCTGAATTTGGAGTAGAGCCTGGCACCATTCGAAAATTCAGTGTAGATGAGTTACCAAAGGGTTCTTACGAAAATATACATTCTTGGCCAGTTAATGCACCATTGCACGATTTAGCAGAAATCTGCGAAGTGATTGTAATCGGATGCCAGCCAGAAAATGTCTCTGCCCCCGATGTGGAAATGGGGTTAACCCCCCATGTAAAAGATGCAATTCCCAAGGCCATCGAGATGATATTAAAGGAAATCGGGGTTAGTTAA
- the frhG gene encoding coenzyme F420 hydrogenase subunit gamma — MSILARIKSFFGMEAKPDREASQEEVEKVAEEKAKPRIGYIHLSGCTGDVMSLSENYDILAPLLTEMIDIVYGQTLVDRWDIPEMDIALIEGSVCLQDEHSLKELMEVREKAGLVVAFGSCAATGCFTRYSRGGQQAQPNHESFVPVGDLVKVDLAIPGCPPSPEIIAKVVVAAINGDMDYLQPMMDLVGYTEACGCDLQLKVVNQALCIGCGTCAMACQTRAIGMTNGRPEVNSDRCVKCGVCYVQCPRSWWPAERINQDLGL, encoded by the coding sequence ATGTCAATATTAGCCCGTATCAAATCGTTTTTTGGAATGGAGGCAAAACCTGACAGAGAAGCTTCACAAGAGGAGGTTGAAAAAGTGGCTGAAGAAAAAGCTAAACCAAGAATCGGATACATCCATTTGTCAGGATGTACCGGCGACGTTATGTCGTTAAGTGAGAATTACGACATCCTAGCACCTTTACTAACTGAAATGATAGACATAGTCTACGGGCAAACCCTAGTAGACCGCTGGGATATACCTGAAATGGACATAGCCCTTATTGAAGGGTCTGTATGTCTACAAGATGAACACAGTTTGAAAGAGCTCATGGAAGTACGGGAAAAAGCCGGCTTAGTAGTGGCCTTCGGGTCCTGCGCAGCAACTGGTTGTTTCACCCGATACTCCCGAGGAGGACAGCAAGCTCAACCAAACCACGAATCATTTGTGCCCGTCGGGGACCTGGTAAAAGTGGATTTAGCCATACCTGGCTGCCCACCATCACCAGAAATAATCGCCAAAGTTGTAGTAGCCGCCATCAACGGAGACATGGACTACTTACAGCCTATGATGGACCTAGTCGGTTACACCGAAGCTTGTGGCTGCGACCTGCAGCTAAAAGTTGTGAACCAGGCACTATGTATCGGATGTGGAACCTGTGCCATGGCCTGCCAGACCAGAGCAATAGGCATGACCAATGGAAGACCAGAAGTAAACAGTGACCGCTGTGTTAAGTGTGGAGTCTGCTATGTGCAGTGCCCACGAAGCTGGTGGCCTGCTGAAAGGATCAACCAGGACCTAGGGTTATAG
- the frhB gene encoding coenzyme F420 hydrogenase subunit beta, giving the protein MVLGTYKEVVAARSTDKQIQKLAQDGGIVSGLFCYALDEKLIDGAVVAGPSDVMWKPEPMVAMSSDEILAAAGTKYTFSPNVWMLKKAVRQYGLEKVGTVAIPCQSMGIRKMQSYPFGVRFLADKIALTLGIFCMENFPYESLRTFISEKAGVDFDLVEKMDIGKGKFWIQTADELLSIPLKETHGYEQSGCKVCLDYVAELGDVSTGSVGTPDGWSTVFVRTDAGETIFKQAVEAGVIETKPMDDVKPGLGLLEKLATDKKTKAMKVIDERKAMGLPVPFKGSAEKEDPLANV; this is encoded by the coding sequence ATGGTATTAGGAACCTACAAAGAAGTTGTTGCAGCAAGATCAACTGACAAACAGATCCAAAAACTAGCCCAGGACGGAGGTATAGTATCCGGTCTATTCTGCTATGCCCTGGATGAAAAACTCATCGATGGTGCAGTAGTAGCCGGACCATCTGATGTTATGTGGAAACCAGAACCAATGGTAGCCATGTCCTCAGACGAGATACTGGCCGCCGCTGGAACCAAGTACACCTTCTCCCCAAACGTCTGGATGCTTAAAAAAGCAGTCCGACAGTACGGTCTAGAGAAAGTTGGTACCGTAGCCATACCCTGCCAGAGCATGGGAATCCGAAAAATGCAGTCCTACCCATTCGGAGTAAGATTCCTAGCAGATAAAATCGCCTTAACGTTAGGTATTTTCTGCATGGAAAACTTCCCTTACGAATCTCTAAGAACTTTCATATCAGAGAAAGCAGGAGTTGACTTCGACCTAGTGGAAAAAATGGACATAGGCAAAGGTAAATTCTGGATCCAGACTGCTGATGAGTTACTCAGCATACCACTCAAAGAAACCCACGGATACGAACAGAGCGGATGTAAAGTCTGCCTTGACTACGTGGCAGAATTGGGTGATGTGTCCACCGGTTCAGTTGGAACCCCAGACGGCTGGTCTACAGTCTTCGTCAGAACCGATGCCGGTGAAACCATATTCAAACAGGCGGTTGAAGCTGGAGTCATTGAAACCAAACCAATGGATGATGTGAAACCAGGTTTAGGCCTACTTGAAAAACTGGCAACTGACAAGAAAACCAAAGCCATGAAAGTAATCGATGAACGGAAGGCCATGGGCCTACCTGTACCTTTCAAAGGCAGTGCTGAAAAAGAAGACCCACTAGCTAACGTATAG
- a CDS encoding tetratricopeptide repeat protein: MECASFEHTDYGENLGGVMTNQIISNGDVEMEMIYLIVGAMFLAYAGMLMLYYNVHSKERKNKPSKLISKGVMSLRRGVYEKAYAYFKIAYEYSEKINDYHNMAEALYHIGLVYKEQDDVENARYFFEEAFKIFNEYNEERGIDKTQNSLNYLESLNLE, encoded by the coding sequence GTGGAGTGCGCTTCATTTGAGCATACTGACTATGGGGAAAACTTAGGAGGGGTAATGACAAATCAAATTATTAGTAATGGGGATGTTGAAATGGAAATGATTTATTTAATTGTCGGGGCAATGTTTTTAGCATATGCAGGAATGTTGATGTTATATTATAACGTTCATTCAAAAGAAAGGAAGAATAAGCCATCTAAATTAATTTCTAAAGGTGTAATGAGCCTCAGAAGGGGAGTTTATGAGAAAGCTTATGCTTATTTTAAAATCGCCTATGAATATTCCGAAAAGATAAACGATTATCATAACATGGCTGAAGCCCTTTATCACATTGGATTAGTGTATAAGGAGCAGGATGATGTTGAAAATGCTCGATACTTTTTTGAAGAGGCCTTTAAGATATTCAATGAATATAATGAGGAAAGGGGAATTGATAAAACCCAAAATTCTCTTAATTATTTGGAATCTCTAAATTTAGAATAA
- a CDS encoding zinc-ribbon domain-containing protein yields the protein MLQKKIPDTVVFCSECGARNPTTAKFCTECGLKIDNIKFDNHSFNSETNFSGEKSLELTPAESYVILFIDSANLSTDNAHGKKLLKLTMKDLLARKVIQMDSRKEKGFLSTKIVRKIGKGENFNTDLKPHEEIFTASLTKHPELEIKKYFKKMLKQFKSRLTGHSFFKYKNDYVMPLLIEKGYVILVKKKGIVSPAKYELTKSGVEIKNRINDIFKDSDNLFQWADSNPEKAKAFLSAVGTHIFILPYDMNQLLSLKNRLANVKTKTSKFYPYLLYPVSVLIGIKFGTKNAFRKKEDLDFFDSNDDALNLFDVDVFDALDDLEIDSFDDVFDSFDDICDSFEGGDDDW from the coding sequence ATGTTGCAGAAAAAAATTCCGGATACTGTGGTTTTTTGTAGTGAATGTGGTGCTCGAAACCCCACTACTGCTAAATTCTGCACTGAATGTGGACTGAAAATTGATAATATAAAATTTGATAATCATTCCTTTAATTCGGAAACGAATTTCTCTGGTGAAAAATCTTTGGAATTAACACCTGCTGAATCGTATGTAATATTATTTATAGATTCTGCAAATTTATCTACAGATAATGCTCATGGAAAAAAATTGTTAAAATTAACAATGAAGGACCTTTTAGCACGTAAAGTTATTCAAATGGATTCCCGCAAAGAGAAAGGGTTTTTATCCACTAAAATTGTCCGTAAAATAGGAAAGGGTGAGAACTTTAACACAGATCTTAAGCCCCATGAAGAAATTTTTACAGCATCTTTAACTAAACATCCCGAATTAGAAATTAAGAAATATTTCAAAAAAATGTTAAAACAGTTTAAATCCCGTTTAACTGGTCATTCTTTTTTCAAATATAAAAATGATTATGTAATGCCTCTTTTAATTGAAAAAGGATATGTCATACTGGTTAAGAAGAAGGGCATAGTATCTCCTGCAAAATATGAGCTAACTAAATCGGGTGTGGAAATTAAAAATCGAATAAATGATATATTTAAGGATTCAGATAATTTGTTCCAATGGGCGGATTCCAATCCAGAAAAAGCTAAAGCTTTTCTCTCCGCAGTAGGTACGCATATATTTATCTTACCATATGACATGAATCAGTTGCTTTCGTTGAAAAATAGACTGGCAAATGTTAAGACAAAAACATCAAAATTCTATCCTTACTTACTGTATCCGGTTTCTGTTTTGATTGGAATAAAATTCGGTACCAAAAATGCTTTTAGAAAAAAAGAAGATTTAGATTTCTTTGATTCTAACGATGATGCCCTTAATTTGTTCGACGTGGATGTTTTCGATGCATTAGATGATTTAGAAATTGATTCCTTTGATGATGTTTTTGATTCCTTTGATGATATATGTGATTCTTTTGAAGGTGGGGATGATGATTGGTGA
- the map gene encoding type II methionyl aminopeptidase: MIDMYQKAGKIVKDVRELAVSEVHEGMKVLSLVNLIESEIKKRGGIPAFPCNISINEVTAHYTSPPGDDTLLKDGDLVKIDLGAHVEGFIADSAITVMIGSGEGPYRSGDKNYTPEKQVELIETANHALEVAISNIRAGAELGKIGGEVEEYVKSQGFLPVANLTGHSMDRWILHSGLSIPNIKEKNHHRIEEGDVLAIEPFVTDGIGVVGDMKDTFIFRFLRDRPLRLAPARKLLDLIKLKYANLPFAQRWLNEESGVRQLNPAMRQLISSRAIYPYHVLREKSGARVAQAEHTVIVEGEGCTVITE, encoded by the coding sequence ATGATAGATATGTACCAAAAAGCAGGTAAAATTGTAAAAGATGTCAGAGAACTTGCAGTTAGTGAAGTTCACGAAGGAATGAAAGTTTTGAGTCTGGTAAATCTCATTGAATCAGAAATCAAAAAAAGAGGAGGTATTCCCGCTTTTCCCTGTAACATATCCATAAATGAGGTTACTGCCCATTACACATCACCTCCAGGGGATGATACCCTCTTAAAAGATGGTGATCTGGTTAAAATTGATTTAGGAGCCCATGTTGAGGGTTTTATTGCTGATTCAGCCATTACTGTAATGATTGGTTCAGGAGAAGGCCCTTACAGATCTGGAGATAAAAACTATACCCCTGAAAAACAGGTTGAACTTATTGAAACTGCTAATCATGCCCTTGAAGTTGCCATCAGTAACATCCGGGCTGGTGCGGAGTTGGGTAAAATTGGTGGGGAAGTGGAGGAGTATGTGAAGTCCCAGGGGTTTTTACCAGTGGCCAACCTAACCGGCCATAGTATGGATCGATGGATCCTGCACTCAGGATTATCAATACCCAACATTAAAGAAAAAAACCATCACCGAATAGAAGAGGGGGATGTTCTGGCCATTGAACCCTTCGTAACTGATGGTATTGGTGTGGTGGGAGATATGAAAGACACATTCATCTTCCGATTCCTTCGAGACCGACCTTTACGCCTGGCACCTGCCAGGAAATTGCTCGATCTGATAAAATTAAAGTATGCTAACCTTCCTTTCGCCCAAAGATGGTTAAATGAAGAATCAGGTGTACGTCAACTTAATCCTGCCATGAGGCAGCTTATCTCTTCCCGGGCAATTTACCCCTACCATGTGCTTCGTGAGAAAAGTGGTGCCAGGGTGGCCCAGGCCGAACATACGGTTATTGTAGAAGGAGAAGGATGTACGGTTATTACTGAATAG
- a CDS encoding DUF1622 domain-containing protein has translation MYEDIVYYISYSLALFGAILVFYGGLRAAIKVLSKELLRRSYEYNDIRLDFTNKIVLGLEFFIAADLIKSILQPTLNDVVVLAVIVAIRTVVGYSLNSELKELSPVK, from the coding sequence ATGTACGAAGATATTGTATATTATATTTCTTATTCTTTAGCCCTGTTTGGGGCTATTTTAGTTTTTTATGGGGGATTAAGGGCAGCAATAAAGGTTCTCTCCAAGGAACTTTTGAGAAGATCCTACGAATATAATGACATCCGCCTGGACTTCACCAATAAGATAGTGCTGGGGTTGGAATTCTTTATAGCCGCGGATTTAATCAAGAGCATACTTCAACCAACCCTCAATGATGTTGTTGTTCTGGCGGTGATCGTGGCCATAAGAACCGTGGTTGGATACTCGTTAAACAGCGAATTAAAGGAACTATCCCCCGTTAAATGA